From a single Mangifera indica cultivar Alphonso chromosome 19, CATAS_Mindica_2.1, whole genome shotgun sequence genomic region:
- the LOC123203522 gene encoding transcription factor VIP1-like, giving the protein MSGKQPMRIDLDEMPETPQHRGIHHRRAHSDTSFRFDDLLLFDPSDLDLSSLDLLPSPNPTPPRVQTMSVDSSDDSTSNWDQNNNNNNSQSSQTPPKPKPINHLRSLSVDSDFFDSLGFATSAGGSGGKSAAVCGGGGGGGGEKRGYHRHSNSMDGSIATSFEIESVIGDGAKKAMDRDRLAELALIDPKRAKRILANRQSAARSKERKIRYTGELERKVQTLQTEATTLSAQVTMLQRDTTGLTAENKELKLRLQAMEQQAQLRDALNEALREEVQRLKIAAGQIPAVNGNPFGRALPQFSSQQPTLHHFGGNQTQQQQQQPQQMPLSSTNNQMPSGQSHPSFMDFDQRV; this is encoded by the exons ATGAGCGGAAAACAGCCGATGAGAATAGACTTGGACGAGATGCCGGAGACGCCACAGCACCGTGGTATCCACCATCGTAGGGCCCACTCCGACACCTCGTTTCGGTTCGACGACCTTCTTCTCTTCGACCCTTCGGACCTCGACTTGTCGTCGCTTGACCTCCTCCCGTCGCCCAATCCTACTCCGCCACGTGTTCAAACCATGTCTGTTGATTCATCCGACGACTCCACATCCAACTGGGAccaaaacaacaacaacaataacagTCAGAGCAGTCAAACCCCTCCGAAGCCGAAGCCTATTAATCACCTCCGGAGTCTCTCCGTTGACTCTGATTTCTTCGACAGCTTGGGTTTCGCCACCTCTGCCGGGGGCAGCGGGGGGAAGAGTGCGGCTGTttgtggaggaggaggaggaggaggaggagagaAAAGGGGCTACCATAGGCATAGTAATTCAATGGATGGGAGTATTGCGACGTCGTTTGAGATTGAGTCTGTTATTGGAGATGGTGCTAAGAAGGCTATGGATCGTGATCGCCTTGCTGAATTGGCTCTTATTGATCCCAAGAGAGCTAAAAG GATTCTTGCTAATAGGCAATCTGCAGCACGTTCAAAGGAGAGGAAAATACGGTATACCGGTGAGCTAGAGAGGAAAGTGCAGACACTACAAACTGAGGCAACCACATTGTCAGCGCAGGTGACAATGCTGCAG AGAGACACCACTGGGTTAACAGCTGAGAATAAGGAACTTAAACTGCGACTACAAGCTATGGAACAACAAGCCCAGCTTAGAGATG CACTCAATGAAGCGTTGAGGGAAGAAGTACAGCGCCTTAAAATAGCTGCAGGCCAGATTCCAGCAGTGAACGGAAACCCTTTTGGCAGAGCTCTGCCTCAATTTTCCTCCCAGCAGCCAACCTTACATCACTTCGGTGGGAACCAGActcagcagcagcagcagcagccgCAGCAGATGCCACTGTCATCCACCAACAATCAGATGCCGAGTGGGCAGTCACACCCAAGCTTCATGGACTTTGACCAGAGGGTCTAG